The proteins below come from a single Vanessa atalanta chromosome 21, ilVanAtal1.2, whole genome shotgun sequence genomic window:
- the LOC125072419 gene encoding RNA cytidine acetyltransferase has product MVKKKIDNRIRVMIENGVKLGHRTMFLLVGDKSRDQVPILYDMLVKSTVKARPTVLWCYKNKDEAISNHGRKRAKKIAAGKLEVSEESLFDAFRVATTIHGRYYSESHTMLGQTYGVCVLQDFEALTPNLMARTIETVEGGGLIIFLLKTMNSLRQLHSITMDVHSRFKTEAFDTVTNRFNERFLLSLTDNPRCLVLDDALNVLPISSKTAQVEPVDAVPERVNPKLTELVSSLSDTPPAGPLVALCRTYDQATALVALINTLADKQSRPPHCLTAARGRGKSACLGLAVAAAVSLGYVNIYVTSPHPENLITLFEFVLKGLDACLYQEHIDYNIVRSTNPDFKKAIVRINISRNSRQTVQYITPDDHALLSAADLVLVDEAAAIPLAHVSAAATRAPLALLSSTVSGYEGTGRALSLKLFAQLQTEHKAPPPIKLEEPIRYRSGDSVEQWLNSLLCLEAVTPAVGVGAPPPAACDLYRVNRDALFCYHKAAEAFLHRVVSIYVASHYKNSPNDLQLLADAPAHQLFVLLAPSSRAALPEVLCVVQLCLEGNLSDRSVKDSLGRGRKASGDLIPWNICEQFGDKDFPKLSGARIVRIATHPSYQRMGYGKRALQQLAAYYSGDIPCLEEVNSDDDDTRTDNQKESLHTENITPRSKPPTLLRRLTEVKAEHLDYLGTSFGLTEELLKFWKSQKFVPVYLSQKSNELTGEHSCILLRALRAAGWAGAYFSDFRLRLSRLLGRSLRRAPAPLALAALLNDHVPVQRPLLTKQLIEQHLSCHDLARLEAYCRQQADYRLIMDLLVPLANIVFHTKVKLKLDAVQQVLFVAMGFQMKDVDDIASELGLPGSQILAKFYEACKKINSALNSILEVTVAKEMGIDEKVADVKSDEPVKQSLQEELSKAAKELERKQRKELSRLMGEDLAQYRIKGSDLDWGKALSVSNQKQLVSVKSGEKRLGDDSKEIEELIEAHSSKKKKKKKHVRN; this is encoded by the exons atGGTGAAAAAGAAAATAGATAACCGTATTAGGGTTATGATAGAAAATGGAGTCAAGCTTGGCCATCGCACTATGTTCCTTCTCGTCGGAGACAAAAGTAGAGATCAA GTGCCAATCTTATATGACATGCTTGTAAAATCTACAGTCAAAGCTAGACCGACAGTGTTATGGTGCTACAAGAATAAGGACGAAGCCATTAGCAA TCATGGAAGAAAAAGAGCTAAAAAGATTGCAGCAGGAAAGTTGGAGGTGTCAGAGGAGTCCCTGTTTGATGCATTCCGAGTAGCAACTACTATACATGGCCGCTACTATTCAGAGAGTCACACTATGCTTGGTCAGACATATGGAGTATGTGTTCTCCaa gatTTTGAAGCTCTCACTCCAAACTTGATGGCTCGTACAATAGAAACTGTTGAAGGAGGTGGACTTATAATATTCTTGCTTAAAACCATGAACTCATTAAGACAGCTGCACTCTATAACAATGGATGTCCATTCCAg gttcaAAACAGAAGCCTTTGACACAGTTACAAACCGTTTCAATGAGCGTTTCCTTTTGTCGCTAACGGATAATCCCAGATGTCTTGTTCTGGATGATGCCTTGAATGTACTTCCAATATCTTCAAAAACAGCCCAAGTGGAACCAGTTGATGCTGTTCCAGag CGTGTTAATCCAAAGTTGACTGAGCTAGTTTCCTCTTTATCGGACACTCCACCAGCTGGACCACTAGTAGCATTGTGTCGCACGTATGATCAGGCTACTGCATTGGTTGCGCTTATTAATACACTTGCTGATAAACAATCAAG acCTCCACATTGTCTCACAGCCGCAAGAGGTCGCGGGAAGTCTGCCTGCCTCGGCTTAGCGGTCGCTGCCGCCGTCTCACTAGGCTATGTGAACATATATGTCACTTCTCCTCATCCTGAAAACTTGATCACCTTGTTTGAGTTCGTTTTAAAAGGTCTCGATGCTTGTTTATACCAAGAACATATCGATTACAACATTGTGAGGTCAACGAATCCCGACTTCAAGAAGGCCATCGTCAGGATCAACATTTCTAGGAACTCTCGCCAGACTGTACAG TACATCACTCCAGACGACCATGCGCTGCTGTCCGCTGCGGACCTGGTGCTGGTGGACGAGGCAGCCGCCATCCCGCTCGCGCACGTGTCGGCCGCGGCCACCCGCGCCCCCCTCGCGCTGCTGTCCTCCACCGTGTCCGGGTACGAGGGCACGGGCCGCGCGCTGTCGCTCAAGCTGTTCGCGCAGCTGCAGACCGAGCACAAGGCGCCGCCTCCG ataaaattggAGGAGCCGATCCGTTACCGATCCGGTGACTCAGTGGAGCAGTGGCTCAACTCGCTGTTATGTCTGGAAGCGGTGACCCCAGCGGTGGGCGTGGGTGCTCCGCCGCCGGCCGCCTGCGATCTGTACAGAGTTAACAGAGACGCTCTGTTCTGTTACCACAAAGCTGCCGAGGCGTTTCTTCATCGTGTCGTTTCCATATACGTGGCCAGTCATTATAAG AACAGCCCCAACGACTTGCAGCTGCTGGCGGACGCGCCGGCCCACCAGCTGTTCGTGTTACTGGCGCCGTCCAGCCGCGCAGCGCTGCCCGAAGTGCTGTGTGTGGTGCAGCTGTGTCTGGAGGGGAACCTCAGCGACAG atCGGTAAAAGACAGCCTTGGCCGAGGAAGGAAAGCCTCAGGTGACCTAATTCCTTGGAACATATGCGAACAGTTCGGCGATAAAGACTTCCCGAAGCTCTCAGGGGCGAGAATCGTCAGGATAGCGACTCACCCATCGTACCAACGG atgGGTTACGGCAAGCGCGCCTTGCAACAGTTAGCTGCGTACTACTCGGGTGATATTCCTTGCCTTGAAGAAGTGAACAGCGATGACGATGACACACGAACAGACAACCAGAAAGAATCTTTACACACTGAAAATATAACGCCAAG gtcGAAACCTCCGACACTACTCAGAAGACTTACAGAAGTGAAGGCCGAACACTTAGACTATCTGGGGACAAGTTTCGGTCTCACGGAGGAACTTCTGAAATTTTGGAAATCGCAGAAATTCGTACCAGTTTACTTAAG CCAGAAGAGCAACGAGCTGACGGGCGAGCACTCGTGCATCCTGCTGCGCGCGCTGCGGGCGGCGGGCTGGGCGGGCGCGTACTTCTCCGACTTCCGGCTGCGCCTGTCGCGCCTGCTCGGCCGCTCGCTGCGccgcgcgcccgcgccgctcGCGCTCGCCGCGCTGCTCAACGACCACGTGCCCGTCCAGCGCCCCC TCTTGACGAAGCAACTCATTGAGCAGCACCTCTCGTGCCACGACTTGGCCCGCTTGGAGGCGTACTGTCGCCAGCAAGCCGACTACCGCCTAATAATGGACTTGTTGGTCCCACTCGCCAACATTGTCTTCCACACGAAGGTCAAACTTAAGTTGGACGCTGTTCAGCAG GTTCTGTTCGTTGCAATGGGTTTCCAAATGAAGGATGTAGATGACATCGCAAGTGAGCTCGGACTACCTGGCTCGCAAATCCTAGCGAAGTTCTACGAAGCCTGCAAGAAGATTAACTCGGCTCTCAACTCCATTCTAGAAGTTACTGTTGCGAAGGAAATGGGCATAGACGAAAAAGTAGCGGACGTGAAATCAGATGAACCAGTCAAGCAGAGTCTGCAAGAGGAATTGTCGAAGGCGGCAAAG GAGTTGGAGCGTAAACAACGTAAGGAGCTTTCTCGTTTGATGGGCGAAGATCTGGCGCAGTACAGGATCAAGGGCAGCGATCTCGACTGGGGCAAAGCTCTATCTGTTTCCAACCAGAAACAATTAGTATCTGTAAAGAG TGGTGAGAAGCGACTCGGAGATGACAGTAAAGAAATAGAAGAACTAATTGAAGCACACTCCAGtaagaagaaaaagaagaagaagcatGTTAGGAATTAA